CGGTGAGCAGCACGAAGGCCGGGATGGACCACAGCACGACATCGGGCAGGTTCGGGGACATGCAGGCACCGTAGAACGGCTATTCGCCCACGACTAGGGGTTGTTACCGACAAGTATTACCGGCGGTACGAGGGTGGATGTTGGTGATCCTCACCAAAGATCCCGCCTCAAACGGGCGTGCTGGCGGGCGGGGGGCACCCCGAACCCCCTGCCCGCTCACCGACCGCGCCCGCTCACCGACCGCCGCCGCTCACCAGACCCGCACCGCCCCTCCCGTCGCGAACACCGGACTCGTCGCGCCCGCGGGTGCCTCCTTGAGGGGTTCGTCCAGTTCTCCGGCCGTCGGGCCCACGCGCGCGGCGATCCGCCCGAGCCGTTCCAGGTCGAAGCCGTAGACGCGGGCCGCGTTGCCGCCGACCATGGCGGTGATCTCGTCCCTGGGGAGGCCGGCGTAGGCGGTGCGCAGGCCCTCGCGTGAGTGGGGGTACGTGCCCTCGTCGTGCGGGTAGTCGCTGCCCCACATGATCTTGTCGAGGCCGATGCGGTCGCGCAGGGCCGCCTCGTGGGGGCGCATGAAGCTCGCGCCGACGAAGCAGTTGTCCCGCCACACTTCGGAGGGGCCCTTGCCCATCGCGTCGGCGAGGCCCGCGCCGAACTTGGACTCGGCGGTCTCCGCCGTGTCCGCGCCGCCCGCCCGCCGCGCCGCGGCGACCAGCCGCCCGTGGTAGTAGTCCAGCATGTCGAGCACCCCGGGGATCCAGCCCGAGCCCTGCTCGGTGAGGACCAGTTTGAGCTCCGGGTGGCGGCGGAAGGCTCCGCCGAAGGCCAGGTGCCACAGCGCGCGGTGCGAGAACCACGTCGTCTCGACCATGAACACCGCGCGGGCGGCCGGTTCCTCGCCGAGCGGCGGCGACGCCGAGCCCGCGTGGTGGTTGACGGGTACGCCCAGCTCCGCGCAGGCCGCCCAGATCGGGTCGTAGGTTGAGGAGTAGAGCTCGGGCAGGCCTGAGCCGGGCGGGGTGCCGGGCAGCATGAGGCCGCCTGTCAGGCCCGCCTCCACGGAACGGTGGATCTCTTCGACGGCCCGGTCGACGTCGTTGAGGAGGATCTGGAAGACGCCCGCCCTGCGCCCGGGCGCGGCCGCGCAGAAGTCCGCCAGCCAGCGGTTGTGGGCGCGCAGGCCGGCCCAGCGCTGCTCGAACTCCTCGCGGGTCGGCGCCGGTGCCATGAGGGACGCCGAGGGGAAGAACGGCGGGATGGTGTTGGGGAAGACGACCTCGGCGACGATGCCGTCCGCTTCGAGCTCGGCGACCCGGCGGTCGGAGTTCCAGTTGCGGTCGGCGGTGTCGGCGAGGAGGTCCTCGTACGGGTTGACGTAGGTGGCCGCCCACGTGTCGAACGCGTCGTGGTGGCGCGACTCCAAGTACGGCCTGTAGTCCAGGAGATCGGCGCCCGCGTGGCAGTCCGCGGAGATGACGGTGTAGCGGTCCTCGGTCATCGGGTCACCCCCAGCATCGGGAAGTCGTGGTCGGTCAGCCAGTGGCGGCCCACCTCGCGCGAGCGGGCCCAGGACGCCTCGACGGACGTCTGGTCGGCGTCCTGGCCGAGGTCGGCGGGTGTCGGGCCGATGCGGTGGGCCAGCGGCGCGAGAGCCGCCGTGTCGAAGCCGAAGACCTCGGCGGCGGCGAGCCCCAGCATGCGGCGGCTCTCCGCCACGGGGATGTCGTGGAAGGTCTTGCGCAGCCACGCGCGTGTGTCGGGCCAGGTGCCCTCGGGGTGCGGGAAGTCGCTGCCCCACAGGATGTTGTCGACGCCGATCTCGTAGCGCTGGGCGAGCTCGCGCCGCTTGGTGTTGGTGGCGCAGACGAAGAGCTGCCGGTCCAGGTACTCGTGCGGCGGCCGCTTGAGCTCCTCGAACGGGGAGAGCTTCTTGCCGCCGTGCGCGCCCAGGTAGAGGCGGTCCATGAACCAGAGGAGGTTCGGCAGCCACCAGCAGCCGGACTCGGCGACGCCGAACCGCAGCCCCGGGTGGCGTTCGAAGACGCCGGACCAGAGCATGAACCACAGGGGGCGGGCGGGCCACCAGGTCACTTCGGAGACGTAGATCCCGAGGTGGTCGCCGTACTCGTGGCGGGGCGCCGCTCCGGAGTGGGTGACCACGGGCATCGCGCACTCGGCCGCCGCCGCCCACACGGGGTCGTAGCGCCGGTCGTGGTAGGGCGCCTTGTCGACCCACATGGAGGGGATCATCAGCGCGCCGAGCCCCGACTCCTTGGCGCGGTGGACCTCGGCGACGACGCGGTCGACGTCTCCGGTGACGGGCAACAGGGCGACACCGCAGTGCCGTTCGGGATGCTCGGAGACGAAGTCGGCAAGCCAGCGGTTGTGGGCCTGGGCGCCCGCCATGCCGAGCTCGGGGTCCTGGTCGCCGGAGAGGCCGAGGCCGACTCCGAAGGGCGCGGCGGTGCGGCTGTCGACGGCGTCCGCGTCGGGGAAGACCACCTCGGCGGCCACCCCGTCGCCGTCCAGCTCCTTGAGGCGCTGTGCGGCGTCCCAGCCGCCGCGCAGGCCCTCTTCGTTGTCCTGGAACCACTTGGCGGCGAAGGCGTCGTTGCGGATGCCGAGGCGGGTGGCCTCCTCGCGGCGGGCGCCGCGCTCGCCGAGGAAGTCGTCGAAGTCTCGGTGGAAGCGGCGGTCGAGGTAGGGCCGGTACTCCTCGGTGGGGAGTCCGGCGTGGCAGTCGGAGGAGATGATCAGGTACGGGTCCTGAGCGCTCATCTGCTGAGCCCCCTTCGGTCCAGTCAGTCGAGGATGAAGTTCTCGAGGTACGCCGGGTCGGCGCGGTCGAGCATCGAGCGCGACCTCGCCGTGATCTGCCGGTCGCTGTGCTCGCTCTCCGGGAGCAGCCAGAAGCGGTCGGCCGTGATGCCCTCGGCCACGAAGTCCGCGACCTGTTCGACGGGCGTGAACTCGATCTCCTCCTTCATGGCGGTCTCCCACTGGTCGAGGCTGCGGTAAGGGGTCCTGCGGGGGCGGGACTTGGCGTACCGGCCGGGCCGGTTGCGGTGGGACTCCCACAGGCCGGTGCGGAGCATGTGCGGGCCGGGGAAGAGCACGGAGGCGCCCACGCGCGCGTGCTCCGCCTTCAAGTGGGCGTACAGCGATTCGGTCACCGTGACGACGGCGGCCTTGGTGACCGCGTACACGGAGGCGGTGGGCAGCGGCGCGATGCCGCCGTCGCCGGACGAGGTGTTCACGACGTGCCCCGGCTCGCCGCACGCGAGCATGCGGGGCACGAAGGCCTGGATGCCGTGGAAGACGCCCCAGACGTTGACTTCGAAGGCCCACTTCCAGTCGTTCGGGTCGTGCTCCCACATGCGCCCCTCGGCGCCGGAACCGACCCCCGCGTTGTTGCACAGCACATGGACGGCGCCGAACTTGTCGTACGCCTCCTCGGCGAGGGCGAAGACCTGCTCGCGCACCCCGACGTCCACCACGCGCGCGTGCACCGTCGCACCGTCCTCCCTGAGGGAGGCGGACGCCTTCTCCAGGGCGCTCTCCTCGACGTCCGCGAGGACCACCTTCAGGCCGTCCGCCGCGAACCGGCGCGCCATCGCGAGCCCGATGCCGCTCGCCGCGCCCGTGACGACGGCGACCCGACCCGTGCGCAGCTCCATCTCAGGCGCTCCCCTCGGGCGGCCCGTCGAGGATCTGCGCGGGGTCGTCGTAGCGCTGGTGGATGTAGGGCAGCAGGGCCTGCGCGCTGACGCGCTCGACGACGCGGCCCTGCTGGTCAGTGGTCTTCTCGCCGATGGTGATCCCGACGAGGGAGCGCACCGGCAGGTCGGCCACCGGGTCGTACATCGACTCGCGCAGCACCACGTCCCCGGTGACGGCCTCCAGCTTGCGGACCTTCTCGTTCCGTACGCAGTGCACGAGGACGGGGTCCGCGTCGAAGCCCGAACCGTCCACCGCGGGCAGGAACTTGAAGTAGAAGTCGGTCTTCCGCGTCGGCTCGGGCAGCGGCAGGGCGCCGCTGACCGCGCCCCGCACCTCCACGAAGGCGATGCCGTGCCGGGCGAGGCGGGCCCGCACCACCAGGCCGTCCCGCTCGACCTCCACCTCGCCGAGCTTCTTCGGCTCCCCGAACACCTCGCGCCCGCCGATGAGGGCCCGCTCGTGGGTCATCGGCATCACCAGCGGGTACCAGCCCGCCACTCCCGCGTGCTCGGCGGCGACCGCGACCGAGCCCGCGCCCAGGGGGTAGCCCGGCAGGTCGACCTTGCTGATGTTCGCCCGCACCAGGGGCCGCCCGGTGGGCTTCAGCGGCGGCGGAAGGACCGCGGCGACCACGTCCGGGTCGCTCTCCCAGACGGCCACGACACCCGTGGACCAGATGTCGGGGAGTCTGGAACTCGCGGTGCGCGCGGCGGCGATCTCCGCCTCGTCACGTGCTCCGTAGCGAATGCGTGCCATGTCGTACCACCCTTCGTCGGCGCGGACCGGGGTCCGCGGGCGGGACTTGCGGCGGTTCTGTAACACAGTTACAACAGGACTCGTGAAGGGTAAAGAGACGCGCGCGCAGCTGAACCGGGCCGTCGTGCTCGACACCGCCGCGCACCTCGTCAAGCGGCACGGTCCGCAGGCCCTGACGATGCGGGCGCTCGCCGCCGAGCTCGGCACCGCCGTCACCTCCATCTACTGGCACGTCGGCAACCGCGAGTCGCTCCTGGACGCCCTGGTCGAGCGCACCCTCGACGACCTCGGCGAGATCCGCGCCTCCGGACGCACCCCCGTCCAGCGCGTCGCCTCCGTGGCCCGCGCCCTGCGCCGTCGGCTCCTCGACCACCCGCACCTCGTCGCGATGGTCCACGAACGCGGCCTGACGGAGCGGATGTTCCTGCCCGCCCAGCGCACGCTCGTCCACGAGGTCCACGAGGCGGGGCTGCGCGG
The sequence above is a segment of the Streptomyces sp. Je 1-369 genome. Coding sequences within it:
- a CDS encoding amidohydrolase family protein, which translates into the protein MSAQDPYLIISSDCHAGLPTEEYRPYLDRRFHRDFDDFLGERGARREEATRLGIRNDAFAAKWFQDNEEGLRGGWDAAQRLKELDGDGVAAEVVFPDADAVDSRTAAPFGVGLGLSGDQDPELGMAGAQAHNRWLADFVSEHPERHCGVALLPVTGDVDRVVAEVHRAKESGLGALMIPSMWVDKAPYHDRRYDPVWAAAAECAMPVVTHSGAAPRHEYGDHLGIYVSEVTWWPARPLWFMLWSGVFERHPGLRFGVAESGCWWLPNLLWFMDRLYLGAHGGKKLSPFEELKRPPHEYLDRQLFVCATNTKRRELAQRYEIGVDNILWGSDFPHPEGTWPDTRAWLRKTFHDIPVAESRRMLGLAAAEVFGFDTAALAPLAHRIGPTPADLGQDADQTSVEASWARSREVGRHWLTDHDFPMLGVTR
- a CDS encoding SDR family NAD(P)-dependent oxidoreductase — encoded protein: MELRTGRVAVVTGAASGIGLAMARRFAADGLKVVLADVEESALEKASASLREDGATVHARVVDVGVREQVFALAEEAYDKFGAVHVLCNNAGVGSGAEGRMWEHDPNDWKWAFEVNVWGVFHGIQAFVPRMLACGEPGHVVNTSSGDGGIAPLPTASVYAVTKAAVVTVTESLYAHLKAEHARVGASVLFPGPHMLRTGLWESHRNRPGRYAKSRPRRTPYRSLDQWETAMKEEIEFTPVEQVADFVAEGITADRFWLLPESEHSDRQITARSRSMLDRADPAYLENFILD
- a CDS encoding TetR/AcrR family transcriptional regulator, whose protein sequence is MKGKETRAQLNRAVVLDTAAHLVKRHGPQALTMRALAAELGTAVTSIYWHVGNRESLLDALVERTLDDLGEIRASGRTPVQRVASVARALRRRLLDHPHLVAMVHERGLTERMFLPAQRTLVHEVHEAGLRGVRAAEAVRAVQVHVVGHVLVERARERAPVQRPGEEELWTAQAAEEDDALARALAEPVDPEAVFATSVRALVAGLLGPAP
- a CDS encoding acetoacetate decarboxylase family protein; amino-acid sequence: MARIRYGARDEAEIAAARTASSRLPDIWSTGVVAVWESDPDVVAAVLPPPLKPTGRPLVRANISKVDLPGYPLGAGSVAVAAEHAGVAGWYPLVMPMTHERALIGGREVFGEPKKLGEVEVERDGLVVRARLARHGIAFVEVRGAVSGALPLPEPTRKTDFYFKFLPAVDGSGFDADPVLVHCVRNEKVRKLEAVTGDVVLRESMYDPVADLPVRSLVGITIGEKTTDQQGRVVERVSAQALLPYIHQRYDDPAQILDGPPEGSA
- a CDS encoding amidohydrolase family protein; its protein translation is MTEDRYTVISADCHAGADLLDYRPYLESRHHDAFDTWAATYVNPYEDLLADTADRNWNSDRRVAELEADGIVAEVVFPNTIPPFFPSASLMAPAPTREEFEQRWAGLRAHNRWLADFCAAAPGRRAGVFQILLNDVDRAVEEIHRSVEAGLTGGLMLPGTPPGSGLPELYSSTYDPIWAACAELGVPVNHHAGSASPPLGEEPAARAVFMVETTWFSHRALWHLAFGGAFRRHPELKLVLTEQGSGWIPGVLDMLDYYHGRLVAAARRAGGADTAETAESKFGAGLADAMGKGPSEVWRDNCFVGASFMRPHEAALRDRIGLDKIMWGSDYPHDEGTYPHSREGLRTAYAGLPRDEITAMVGGNAARVYGFDLERLGRIAARVGPTAGELDEPLKEAPAGATSPVFATGGAVRVW